From one Culex quinquefasciatus strain JHB chromosome 3, VPISU_Cqui_1.0_pri_paternal, whole genome shotgun sequence genomic stretch:
- the LOC119769361 gene encoding cuticle protein 19-like: MFKVIALVACLAVAVLAYEDFNSHPSYKYEYGVKDSHTHDHKSQWESREGDHVKGQYTIDEADGTHRVVDYSSDHKTGFQPHVQRVGHAHHPHGESYSNIKQHY, translated from the exons atgttcaag GTCATCGCCCTGGTTGCCTGTTTGGCCGTCGCCGTCCTGGCCTACGAGGACTTCAACAGCCATCCGAGCTACAAGTACGAGTACGGAGTTAAGGACTCGCACACCCATGACCACAAGAGCCAGTGGGAGTCCCGTGAGGGAGACCACGTTAAGGGACAGTACACCATTGATGAGGCCGATGGAACCCACCGTGTTGTGGACTACAGCTCGGACCACAAGACCGGATTCCAGCCCCATGTCCAGCGAGTGGGTCATGCCCATCATCCCCATGGCGAGAGCTACTCCAATATCAAGCAGCACTACTAA
- the LOC119769358 gene encoding cuticle protein 19-like, with product MFKVIALVACLAVAVLAYEDFNSHPSYKYEYGVKDSHTHDHKSQWESREGDHVKGQYTVDEADGTHRVVDYSSDHKTGFQPHVQRVGHAHHPHGESYSNIKQHY from the exons ATGTTCAAG GTCATCGCCCTGGTTGCCTGTCTGGCCGTCGCCGTCCTGGCCTACGAGGACTTCAACAGCCATCCGAGCTACAAGTACGAGTACGGAGTTAAGGACTCGCACACCCATGACCACAAGAGCCAGTGGGAGTCCCGTGAGGGAGACCACGTTAAGGGACAGTACACCGTGGATGAGGCCGATGGAACCCATCGCGTTGTGGACTACAGCTCGGACCACAAGACCGGATTCCAGCCCCATGTCCAGCGAGTGGGTCATGCCCATCATCCTCATGGCGAGAGCTACTCCAACATTAAGCAGCACTATTAA